A region from the Brevibacterium paucivorans genome encodes:
- a CDS encoding ABC transporter permease, whose amino-acid sequence MKLFRSYLAKSGRPALTAVTRRKRGTILTSLGVAMGIFALVAMLAMSTTVQTQVSSRFTDLMATKVAVSGIPDSLASAVAQAHFNTSQPDSASRHEEILATGIQRVRALNGVKTAGFLLKSSDPLPVRAAPGTEPLANSSVMLADAETLVAHRLHTVWGQPFDSGHVQRSARVAFIGTTVARQLGIDNSDSPRQIHVGNASYAVAGVFSSPDPGDGFDDAIVLPLTSGADSGGQFTYPQFVVSTEPGFARQVSVEAPIAFDPYQRYDLTSEVPPDPENLREQVSGDTQAMVYAFGIVALIIGALSISNTMLSSVFQRRHEIGVRSALGATSHDIVSQIVTEGVMIGAFGGLVGAIIGFNAVLIFALVQSWTAVIPLWLIPCGIILGACVGGISSVYPALKAARIDPVEALMG is encoded by the coding sequence GTGAAACTATTTCGGAGCTATCTGGCAAAATCTGGACGGCCCGCGCTCACAGCCGTCACCCGACGCAAACGTGGCACGATTCTCACATCGCTTGGAGTCGCGATGGGGATCTTCGCTCTCGTTGCAATGCTCGCAATGTCCACGACAGTGCAAACGCAAGTATCGAGTCGGTTTACTGATCTCATGGCGACCAAGGTAGCAGTGTCTGGGATCCCGGATTCGTTAGCGTCCGCGGTAGCACAAGCTCATTTCAATACATCGCAACCCGATTCGGCATCACGGCATGAAGAAATTTTGGCGACGGGGATACAGCGGGTGCGAGCGCTCAACGGCGTGAAAACTGCCGGATTTCTACTCAAATCATCCGACCCACTTCCAGTTCGTGCAGCTCCTGGGACCGAACCTCTAGCAAATTCTTCTGTCATGCTTGCCGATGCCGAGACTCTTGTGGCACACAGATTACATACTGTTTGGGGACAACCGTTCGACTCAGGGCACGTTCAGCGCAGCGCACGGGTTGCTTTCATAGGAACAACAGTGGCGCGACAGCTGGGAATCGACAACAGTGATTCGCCACGCCAAATACACGTGGGAAATGCTTCTTACGCGGTAGCTGGGGTGTTTTCTAGTCCAGACCCCGGAGATGGCTTCGACGACGCAATCGTTTTGCCCCTCACGAGTGGTGCTGACTCAGGCGGACAGTTCACCTACCCTCAGTTCGTTGTGTCAACTGAACCAGGATTTGCCCGCCAGGTGTCTGTTGAGGCACCCATCGCGTTTGACCCTTATCAACGGTACGACCTGACAAGTGAAGTGCCGCCCGATCCTGAAAATCTGAGAGAACAAGTATCCGGTGACACACAAGCAATGGTGTACGCATTCGGCATAGTCGCTCTCATCATTGGGGCGCTGAGCATTTCCAATACCATGCTGTCGTCAGTATTCCAGCGTCGCCACGAAATCGGTGTCCGTAGTGCACTCGGCGCTACGTCGCACGACATCGTTAGCCAAATCGTGACAGAAGGTGTGATGATTGGCGCGTTTGGAGGGCTAGTGGGAGCGATAATCGGTTTCAACGCTGTGCTCATCTTCGCCCTCGTTCAAAGTTGGACTGCGGTCATACCTCTGTGGCTTATTCCCTGCGGGATTATCTTGGGCGCGTGTGTAGGAGGCATTTCAAGCGTGTACCCAGCACTTAAAGCGGCACGAATTGATCCCGTCGAAGCACTCATGGGCTGA
- a CDS encoding ABC transporter ATP-binding protein yields the protein MTTTSASSVLTHISHTYRTEAGDVPVLSDINISLFPGQFATVVGPSGSGKTTLLSIMGMLLAPSTGSVMIDGVEVTELTTNERAQFRADHVSFVFQAFHLIEHLTVAENIALTQTYSSSTRSRVDELIEAVSLTHRANAWPQQLSGGEKQRCAIARALNSEANLLLCDEPTGNLDRENSERVVTTLKDVSHVQGRAVVVITHDHNVAEQSDVIYTIDRGRLRAEAELR from the coding sequence ATGACCACTACTTCTGCAAGCAGCGTTCTCACGCACATCAGTCACACCTACCGCACTGAGGCTGGCGACGTACCGGTCTTGTCTGACATCAACATCTCGCTGTTTCCAGGACAATTCGCCACTGTGGTGGGCCCTTCTGGCTCAGGGAAAACCACGCTCCTGAGCATCATGGGCATGCTACTTGCCCCCTCAACCGGTAGCGTCATGATCGACGGTGTTGAGGTCACAGAACTCACTACTAACGAACGTGCTCAGTTTCGAGCAGACCATGTATCTTTTGTCTTCCAAGCGTTTCACCTCATCGAACACTTGACTGTCGCTGAAAACATCGCGTTAACGCAAACCTATTCATCCTCAACGCGTTCCCGGGTAGATGAACTCATTGAAGCGGTGTCACTCACACACCGCGCTAACGCGTGGCCCCAGCAACTCTCAGGTGGAGAAAAGCAACGATGTGCAATTGCGCGCGCCCTCAATTCTGAAGCCAATCTGCTTCTCTGCGACGAACCTACCGGCAACCTCGACCGTGAAAACTCTGAGCGCGTCGTCACAACGCTCAAGGATGTTTCGCATGTCCAAGGACGTGCAGTTGTCGTTATTACGCACGATCACAATGTGGCAGAACAGTCAGACGTCATTTATACGATCGACAGAGGCCGCTTGCGCGCTGAGGCGGAACTGCGGTGA
- a CDS encoding methyltransferase domain-containing protein produces the protein MSTRVESQQAEVADLLAPFWATGAARAAQEEEQSWLPPVVGPESGFRIKVKMVVAGTTEHPTLGILDDDGAGIDLTDCPLYPESIHTVIRTLPWLIKRAQVPPYNVRKRKGQLKHVIVTAGDDNRVMVRFVLASQSALPRIQEHLPAFMDACEGVEVFSVSANINPVHTAIIEGDEEIALYGPQWLPVTQGRVQLKVRPQSFVQTNTVVASGLYEQVREWVSNAQVPATSHGRRLRAWDLFCGVGGFALHVAGPGRQVTGVEVAPAAVESAREVARELAHGAAQKAELDTAGESDLGLNFICADAAQWAHQQTQVPDVLIVNPPRRGMGEDMARWVEQSGIPHVIYSSCNPHTLAADLAKMPGYRIEQARFLDMFPHTSHAEVVVRLARQTGGRTD, from the coding sequence ATGAGTACGCGCGTGGAGTCGCAGCAGGCCGAGGTCGCTGACCTGTTGGCACCGTTTTGGGCAACTGGGGCAGCAAGGGCGGCTCAGGAGGAAGAACAAAGCTGGTTGCCCCCGGTTGTGGGCCCGGAGTCCGGTTTCCGTATCAAGGTCAAGATGGTGGTCGCGGGAACCACCGAGCACCCCACGTTGGGCATCTTGGACGACGACGGGGCTGGGATTGACCTAACCGACTGCCCCTTGTACCCCGAATCGATTCACACCGTGATTCGCACACTCCCCTGGCTCATCAAGCGCGCGCAGGTCCCGCCGTATAACGTGCGCAAACGTAAGGGTCAGCTCAAGCACGTGATTGTCACGGCTGGTGATGACAACCGGGTGATGGTGCGGTTTGTGTTGGCGTCACAGTCTGCCCTGCCGCGTATTCAGGAGCACTTGCCCGCTTTTATGGACGCGTGTGAGGGGGTCGAGGTGTTTTCGGTGAGCGCGAACATCAACCCTGTTCACACGGCGATCATCGAGGGCGACGAAGAGATCGCGTTGTATGGCCCGCAGTGGTTGCCGGTGACGCAGGGGCGGGTGCAGTTGAAGGTTAGGCCGCAGTCGTTTGTGCAGACGAATACTGTGGTGGCGTCTGGTCTGTATGAGCAGGTGCGTGAGTGGGTTTCCAACGCCCAGGTGCCCGCCACTTCCCACGGCCGTCGCCTCAGGGCGTGGGACTTGTTTTGTGGGGTTGGCGGTTTCGCTCTGCACGTCGCCGGGCCAGGCCGGCAGGTCACGGGTGTCGAGGTGGCCCCTGCTGCGGTCGAGTCCGCGCGGGAGGTGGCGCGGGAACTCGCACATGGAGCCGCGCAGAAAGCCGAGCTGGACACGGCAGGCGAGAGCGACCTCGGGCTGAACTTCATCTGTGCCGATGCCGCCCAGTGGGCCCACCAACAGACACAGGTGCCGGACGTGTTGATTGTGAATCCACCTCGGCGCGGGATGGGTGAGGACATGGCCAGGTGGGTCGAGCAGTCCGGGATTCCGCACGTGATCTATTCGAGTTGCAATCCGCACACTTTGGCGGCGGATCTTGCGAAAATGCCCGGGTACAGGATTGAGCAGGCGCGGTTCTTGGATATGTTTCCGCATACGTCCCACGCCGAGGTGGTTGTCAGGTTGGCGCGTCAGACTGGTGGGCGGACGGACTAG
- a CDS encoding acetolactate synthase large subunit — MATTQPAPASATRAHPVPKRTSPENLTGAQAVIRSLELLGVDTVFGLPGGTILPTYDPLLDSKTINHILVRHEQGAGHAAEGYASATGRVGVCMATSGPGATNLVTALADAHMDSVPVLAITGQQSSTLLGTDAFQEADIVGMTMPITKHSFLVTRAEDIPHAIQSAYHIASTGRPGPVLVDITKDAQNAVAEFVWPDAPNLPGYRPTTRPHAKQIKEAIKLIEQSTRPVFYVGGGVIRAQASPQLKELAEATRIPVATTLMARGAFPDSHPLHVGMPGMHGTVSAVTAFQKSDLLIAVGARFDDRVTGNLETFAPNAKVIHIDIDPAEIGKNRAVDVPIVGDAAEVLAQLTAELTASKSSALDNDRGAWWSQLNTWKTTYPLGFEPNDQGLCDPQYVIERISALTGPEGTYVAGVGQHQMWASQFVTFDRPNSWLNSGGLGTMGYSVPAAMGAKVGQPERTVWAIDGDGCFQMTNQELATCALNNIPIKVAVINNSSLGMVRQWQTLFYDGRYSHSDLNTGHESVRVPDFVKLSEAYGCLGMRVDRNEDVDAAIATALETNDRPVVIDFTVPADAMVWPMVPAGVSNDQIQYARDMQPDFDDPMEEL; from the coding sequence TTGGCCACAACGCAACCGGCACCGGCTTCGGCCACCAGGGCCCACCCGGTACCAAAACGAACCTCGCCAGAGAACCTTACGGGCGCACAAGCCGTCATTCGTAGCCTCGAGCTCCTTGGTGTCGACACGGTATTCGGCCTTCCCGGCGGCACGATCCTCCCCACCTACGACCCACTGCTGGACTCCAAAACCATCAACCACATCCTGGTGCGCCACGAGCAAGGTGCCGGCCACGCCGCGGAAGGCTACGCCTCGGCGACGGGACGCGTGGGCGTGTGCATGGCGACCTCGGGGCCGGGAGCAACCAACCTAGTCACCGCGCTTGCCGACGCACACATGGACTCCGTGCCAGTCCTGGCCATAACGGGCCAGCAGTCCTCCACCCTGCTGGGAACCGACGCGTTCCAAGAAGCCGACATCGTGGGCATGACCATGCCCATCACCAAACACAGCTTCCTGGTCACGCGCGCCGAAGACATCCCGCACGCAATTCAATCGGCATACCACATCGCTTCAACCGGACGCCCCGGACCGGTTCTGGTGGACATCACCAAGGATGCGCAGAACGCCGTTGCAGAATTCGTGTGGCCCGACGCCCCCAACCTGCCCGGCTACCGGCCCACCACCCGGCCACACGCCAAACAGATCAAAGAAGCGATCAAACTCATCGAACAGTCCACCCGGCCTGTGTTCTACGTGGGCGGGGGAGTGATCCGAGCCCAAGCCAGCCCACAGCTGAAGGAACTGGCCGAAGCCACCCGGATCCCCGTTGCCACCACACTCATGGCACGCGGCGCCTTCCCCGACTCGCACCCGCTGCACGTGGGCATGCCCGGCATGCACGGGACGGTGAGCGCGGTGACGGCGTTCCAGAAGTCGGACCTGCTCATCGCCGTGGGTGCTCGGTTCGACGATCGCGTCACCGGCAACCTCGAAACCTTCGCTCCCAACGCCAAAGTCATCCACATTGACATTGACCCGGCTGAAATCGGGAAGAACCGCGCGGTGGACGTGCCCATCGTGGGAGACGCCGCCGAGGTGCTCGCCCAGTTGACGGCCGAACTCACCGCCTCGAAGTCCTCGGCCTTGGACAACGACCGAGGTGCGTGGTGGTCACAGCTGAACACGTGGAAGACCACCTACCCACTTGGATTTGAGCCCAACGATCAAGGACTGTGCGACCCGCAGTACGTGATCGAAAGGATTTCGGCCCTGACCGGGCCGGAAGGAACCTACGTCGCGGGTGTTGGACAGCACCAGATGTGGGCCAGCCAGTTCGTCACCTTCGACCGGCCAAACTCGTGGCTCAACTCAGGTGGGCTGGGAACCATGGGGTACTCCGTGCCTGCCGCTATGGGTGCGAAAGTGGGGCAACCCGAACGCACCGTGTGGGCAATCGACGGTGACGGGTGCTTCCAAATGACCAACCAGGAACTCGCCACCTGCGCACTCAACAACATCCCTATTAAGGTCGCGGTCATTAACAATTCGTCTCTGGGGATGGTGCGGCAGTGGCAGACCCTGTTCTACGACGGTAGGTACTCCCACTCCGACCTGAACACCGGGCACGAATCCGTGCGCGTCCCCGACTTCGTGAAACTCAGCGAAGCCTACGGGTGCTTGGGGATGCGCGTTGACCGCAACGAAGACGTGGACGCAGCGATTGCGACCGCTCTTGAAACCAACGACCGTCCCGTGGTGATTGACTTCACCGTTCCCGCCGACGCCATGGTGTGGCCCATGGTTCCTGCCGGCGTGAGCAACGACCAGATCCAGTACGCCCGCGACATGCAACCAGACTTCGACGACCCCATGGAGGAGTTGTGA
- the ilvN gene encoding acetolactate synthase small subunit, producing MSRHTLSVLIENKPGALTRFTGLLARRGFNIDSLAVGTTEVEEISRITVVVDVRDTPLEQVTKQLNKLINVIKIVELEPEQSVRRAHVIFKVKADPQARAQIASTCELFRAHIIDVSADAVCIEATGEQSKLDALRRVLEPFGIREIVQSGTVAIGRGGKSISDKALRN from the coding sequence GTGAGCCGCCATACCCTTTCGGTTCTGATTGAAAACAAACCCGGCGCGCTCACGCGCTTCACCGGGTTGCTAGCCCGTCGCGGTTTCAACATTGATTCCCTGGCAGTGGGAACAACAGAAGTTGAAGAGATTTCCCGTATTACGGTCGTGGTTGACGTCCGTGATACGCCCCTTGAACAGGTGACAAAACAGCTCAACAAGCTGATCAACGTCATCAAGATCGTGGAGCTGGAGCCCGAACAATCCGTCAGGCGCGCCCACGTGATCTTCAAGGTCAAAGCTGATCCACAAGCGCGAGCACAAATCGCCAGCACATGCGAACTGTTCCGCGCCCACATTATTGATGTGTCGGCTGACGCAGTGTGTATTGAAGCAACGGGTGAACAGTCCAAGCTTGACGCGCTGCGACGGGTGCTCGAACCGTTTGGAATCAGAGAAATCGTGCAATCAGGAACCGTGGCAATTGGACGCGGCGGCAAGTCCATTTCGGACAAGGCCCTGCGGAACTAA
- the ilvC gene encoding ketol-acid reductoisomerase: MVERYYDDNADLSVIQGKKVAVVGFGSQGHAHALSLRDSGVDVRIGLAEGSKSRDKAAAQGFEVGTPGEVADWADVVVILAPDQVQADIYDNEIKDKLSAGKTLVFSHGFNIRFGYIQAPEGVDVIMVAPKGPGHIVRREFVDGRGVPVLVAVEKDETGSAWDTVLSYAKAIGGLRAGGIKTTFTEETETDLFGEQAVLCGGVSHLVQAGFETLTEAGYQPEIAYFEVLHELKLIVDLMVEGGIAKQRWSCSDTAEYGDYVSGPRVITPEVKVSMKAVLDDIQNGSFAKRFMDDQKDGAKEFNELRAKEEQHPIEATGRELRKMFAWLKDSDDDYTEGTAAR; encoded by the coding sequence ATGGTAGAGCGTTATTACGACGACAATGCAGATCTGTCAGTTATCCAGGGTAAGAAAGTTGCCGTAGTTGGATTCGGAAGCCAGGGCCACGCACACGCACTGAGCCTTCGCGACTCAGGCGTTGACGTTCGTATTGGTCTTGCTGAAGGTTCAAAGAGCCGCGACAAGGCTGCCGCGCAGGGCTTCGAAGTGGGAACCCCAGGAGAGGTTGCCGACTGGGCCGACGTCGTTGTCATCCTTGCACCCGACCAGGTTCAGGCCGACATCTACGACAACGAAATCAAGGACAAGCTTTCCGCCGGCAAGACCCTGGTGTTCAGCCACGGTTTCAACATCCGCTTTGGCTACATCCAGGCTCCTGAAGGTGTGGACGTCATCATGGTTGCGCCTAAGGGCCCCGGCCACATTGTGCGTCGCGAATTTGTTGACGGCCGAGGTGTACCCGTGCTTGTCGCTGTTGAAAAGGATGAAACCGGAAGCGCATGGGACACCGTTCTGTCCTACGCCAAGGCCATTGGTGGTCTGCGCGCAGGTGGAATCAAGACCACGTTCACAGAAGAAACCGAAACCGACCTGTTCGGTGAACAGGCCGTACTGTGCGGTGGTGTTTCGCACCTGGTTCAGGCCGGTTTTGAAACCCTTACCGAAGCTGGCTACCAGCCAGAGATCGCGTACTTCGAGGTTCTGCACGAACTCAAACTCATCGTCGACCTCATGGTTGAAGGTGGAATCGCTAAGCAGCGCTGGTCCTGCTCTGACACCGCAGAATACGGTGACTACGTGTCCGGTCCACGTGTCATCACTCCAGAAGTCAAGGTTTCCATGAAGGCGGTTCTGGACGACATTCAGAACGGTTCCTTCGCCAAGCGCTTCATGGACGACCAGAAGGACGGCGCAAAGGAATTCAACGAACTGCGTGCTAAGGAAGAACAGCACCCAATCGAGGCCACCGGTCGTGAACTGCGCAAGATGTTCGCATGGCTCAAGGACTCCGACGACGACTACACCGAAGGCACCGCTGCACGCTAA